Proteins from a single region of Burkholderiales bacterium:
- a CDS encoding FHA domain-containing protein, with the protein MGKLVLFLKDATPVEIPLARERVTIGRRADNDVCLPYPAVSGEHAAVVTILADSFLEDLGSTNGTLVNGRPVAKHFLRDRDQIDIGRQLLVYVEDNAAKADVPASIAAREDRRELGQRVAPARVPDRVVAAQNPIDEDLGAELKDRMATPNPAQGSAPMRIETDTSGLGSAVEAPSFDADLAAIRMARADAALAPPPDAPAAPPEAQPHARLYVLTGPSAGQVVPIARDEFVLGRIGIQVAAIVRHGGELRLVPREGANPPNVNGEPVTGEGRTIVAGDGLEVAGVRLELLAPEHPAATADAG; encoded by the coding sequence ATGGGCAAGCTCGTCCTGTTCCTCAAGGATGCAACCCCGGTCGAGATTCCGCTCGCCCGCGAGCGGGTCACGATCGGCCGACGCGCCGACAACGACGTGTGCCTGCCCTACCCGGCGGTCTCCGGCGAGCATGCGGCGGTCGTCACCATCCTCGCCGACTCGTTTCTCGAGGATCTGGGCAGCACCAACGGCACGCTCGTCAACGGCCGCCCGGTCGCGAAGCACTTCCTGCGCGATCGCGACCAGATCGACATCGGACGCCAGCTCTTGGTCTACGTCGAGGACAACGCCGCCAAGGCCGACGTGCCGGCCTCGATCGCGGCGCGCGAGGATCGGCGCGAACTCGGCCAACGGGTGGCGCCGGCGCGCGTTCCGGATCGAGTGGTCGCCGCGCAGAACCCGATCGACGAGGATCTGGGCGCCGAGTTGAAGGACAGGATGGCGACGCCGAATCCGGCGCAGGGATCGGCGCCGATGCGGATCGAGACGGACACGTCGGGGCTGGGAAGCGCGGTCGAGGCTCCGTCATTCGACGCCGACCTCGCGGCGATCCGGATGGCGCGCGCGGACGCCGCGCTCGCACCGCCTCCCGATGCCCCGGCGGCACCGCCGGAAGCACAGCCGCACGCGCGCCTGTACGTGCTGACCGGTCCGTCAGCGGGTCAGGTCGTGCCGATCGCGCGCGACGAATTCGTGCTCGGTCGCATCGGCATCCAGGTCGCGGCGATCGTGCGGCATGGCGGTGAATTGCGGCTCGTTCCTCGAGAGGGTGCGAATCCTCCGAACGTCAACGGTGAGCCGGTAACGGGCGAGGGCCGGACGATCGTGGCGGGAGATGGTCTCGAAGTCGCCGGAGTCCGGCTCGAGCTGCTGGCACCCGAGCATCCGGCAGCGACCGCAGACGCGGGGTGA
- a CDS encoding glycosyltransferase family 2 protein produces the protein MQSSFDVAVVMPTVVRPTVLAAIQSVFDQSSSIRIQLLVGIDTALNSDRHLIDLLRRTPLHVTSFLFYPGYSTSVRHGGPHLARDGGSLRSVLTYLANARLVAYLDDDNWWHPEHLSTMLDAIKGRDWAHSLRWFVHHQSREPICPDIWESVGPGKGVFAERFGGWVDPNCLMIDKIACEGAIRWWCTPLTGDRQGMSGDRRVYDYLQHQGPPGSTGRPTTFYILQPDDLMHPTRVDLMGSAYSDADRKAKQLRA, from the coding sequence TTGCAGTCAAGCTTCGACGTTGCGGTGGTCATGCCGACGGTTGTCCGTCCCACGGTACTTGCCGCGATCCAATCGGTATTCGATCAGTCGTCCTCCATCCGAATCCAGCTTCTGGTCGGGATCGACACCGCCCTCAACTCCGATCGGCACCTGATCGATCTGCTTCGCCGCACCCCTCTCCATGTCACCTCCTTCCTGTTCTATCCCGGGTACTCGACTTCCGTGAGACACGGCGGCCCCCATTTGGCACGCGATGGCGGCTCGCTGCGTTCCGTCCTCACCTATCTCGCCAATGCTCGGCTCGTCGCGTACCTCGATGACGACAACTGGTGGCACCCGGAACATCTGAGCACGATGCTCGATGCGATCAAGGGGCGCGACTGGGCCCACTCCCTTCGCTGGTTCGTCCACCACCAGTCGCGAGAGCCGATTTGTCCGGACATATGGGAATCCGTCGGGCCAGGGAAGGGGGTGTTTGCCGAAAGATTCGGTGGGTGGGTCGATCCAAACTGTCTGATGATCGACAAGATCGCCTGCGAAGGTGCGATACGGTGGTGGTGTACGCCCTTGACCGGGGATCGGCAGGGGATGAGCGGGGATCGCCGTGTCTACGACTATCTGCAGCATCAGGGTCCACCGGGCAGCACAGGTCGACCTACGACCTTCTACATCCTGCAGCCCGATGACTTGATGCACCCGACGAGGGTCGACCTCATGGGCTCTGCCTACTCCGACGCGGATCGGAAGGCAAAGCAGCTGCGCGCTTAG
- a CDS encoding glycosyltransferase has product MRFFYSDPGLLNNQSHHANSCRSICRELRRLDAHVAILGCLAMDSGLREELGATPFFDGYTYSTLTDGDPLCGPLNAFERWSAIAAGNYSRLVSIDAGDVLYLNSAQPAQFMGLVKWWKSLPRVERPRVVMEFGTDPGVDVLSVDDAGQPTYRLRDYRLDARPMLYRFAAGHLDPEDRDRLFIATFDDVTSSVFGSILGWPVRTLPLPQDSHPPVRNRAGSSPITIGVVGHQRPDKGYHLMPEIARALLASEKNIRLLVQNSVPADMPDVHEAMRRIASRDSRVLIDEQPVGAERWAKLLRQTDLMLCPYDPVRYVASYSAVATDAVANGIPLVVPGGTSMARLVAKYDDCGVTYPEQRVESIVSATRDALAEFDLLAERADSAASRWASTMGAANTAREILTLAGRSDAAFRTSCSLGRSE; this is encoded by the coding sequence ATGAGATTCTTCTACTCCGATCCGGGCCTGCTCAACAATCAGAGTCACCACGCCAATTCGTGTCGATCCATCTGTCGCGAACTGCGCAGACTCGACGCACACGTGGCGATCCTGGGTTGCCTTGCGATGGATTCCGGACTCCGCGAAGAGTTGGGGGCAACTCCTTTCTTCGATGGATACACGTATTCGACGCTCACCGACGGCGATCCCCTCTGCGGCCCTCTCAATGCGTTCGAGCGATGGTCGGCGATCGCGGCCGGCAACTATTCTCGCCTCGTCAGCATCGATGCCGGGGATGTCCTCTATCTCAACTCGGCTCAACCGGCGCAGTTCATGGGCCTCGTGAAGTGGTGGAAGAGCCTCCCCAGGGTCGAACGTCCGCGGGTAGTCATGGAGTTCGGGACAGATCCCGGTGTCGACGTATTGAGCGTCGATGATGCGGGCCAACCAACGTACCGGCTGCGGGACTACCGCTTGGACGCGAGGCCGATGCTCTATCGGTTTGCGGCGGGTCATCTCGACCCGGAGGATCGAGATCGTCTTTTCATCGCCACTTTTGACGACGTCACGTCGAGCGTATTCGGCAGCATCCTCGGTTGGCCGGTGCGGACACTTCCCTTGCCGCAGGACAGCCATCCACCGGTCCGCAACCGCGCCGGGAGCAGCCCGATCACGATCGGGGTCGTGGGCCACCAGCGTCCGGACAAGGGCTATCACCTCATGCCAGAGATCGCTCGAGCTCTTCTGGCATCGGAAAAGAACATCCGCCTTCTCGTTCAGAACAGCGTACCAGCGGACATGCCGGACGTACATGAGGCCATGCGGCGCATCGCCTCGAGGGACTCGCGCGTCTTGATCGACGAGCAACCCGTAGGAGCGGAGCGCTGGGCGAAGTTGCTTCGGCAGACGGACTTGATGCTCTGCCCGTATGACCCGGTAAGGTACGTTGCGTCCTATTCCGCCGTTGCGACCGATGCGGTTGCGAACGGGATTCCACTCGTCGTTCCGGGCGGAACATCGATGGCCCGCCTCGTCGCGAAGTACGACGATTGCGGCGTGACTTATCCGGAGCAGCGCGTCGAGTCAATCGTTTCCGCAACTCGGGATGCGCTCGCGGAATTCGACCTGCTTGCCGAACGGGCCGATAGTGCCGCGTCACGCTGGGCATCGACCATGGGGGCCGCCAACACCGCGCGCGAAATACTGACGCTCGCGGGGAGAAGCGACGCCGCCTTCCGAACGTCTTGTTCGCTTGGGAGGTCAGAGTGA
- a CDS encoding pilin, with translation MKRIQQGFTLIELMIVVAIIGILAAIAIPQYQNYTGRAQLSDAIVIASGVKTAVGEFYQVNGSFTGANGSVGGIPANIASGAGKYAASLTTANGTITVVMNSSGVAQCVNGKSVTLTPATPAQPEAPIAWTCTSNASPGCKPSTCT, from the coding sequence ATGAAACGGATTCAACAAGGCTTCACGCTCATCGAGCTGATGATCGTGGTGGCGATCATCGGCATCCTCGCCGCCATCGCGATTCCGCAGTACCAGAACTACACCGGGCGGGCGCAGTTGTCGGATGCGATCGTGATCGCTTCCGGGGTCAAGACCGCGGTGGGTGAGTTCTACCAGGTCAACGGGTCGTTTACCGGAGCGAACGGGAGCGTCGGCGGCATTCCGGCCAACATTGCGAGCGGCGCGGGCAAGTACGCGGCGTCGCTTACGACGGCGAATGGAACGATCACCGTGGTGATGAACAGTAGCGGTGTCGCCCAATGTGTCAACGGCAAGTCCGTCACGCTGACTCCGGCGACCCCCGCTCAACCCGAGGCGCCGATTGCGTGGACCTGCACATCGAACGCGAGCCCGGGCTGCAAGCCGTCGACCTGCACCTGA
- a CDS encoding NAD-dependent epimerase/dehydratase family protein, translating into MAVAIVTGSGGLVGGETTRMLLSRGLTVVGIDNDMRSVFFGPSASTQWQVDLLKKRHGYVHHDIDIRDAASIARVFDRYRNDIVVVVHCAAQPSHDWAARDPVADFTVNANGTLALLEATRASAPESVFIFVSTNKVYGDRPNHLPLVELETRYEISTDHEWHAHGIPETMSLDQTLHSVFGASKVAADVMVQEYGRYFGMRTACFRGGCLTGPGHSGAQLHGFLAYLVQCAVTDTPYTVFGYKGKQVRDNIHVADLVEAFWMFFQRPQVGEVFNMGGGRHSNCSVIEAISMAEMLTGRPMRHEYKEDNRVGDHIWWISDVRKFQSQYPDWKQRFDIKSLVADIHQGISARLAA; encoded by the coding sequence ATGGCGGTAGCGATCGTGACCGGTTCGGGTGGCTTGGTGGGAGGGGAGACCACGCGCATGCTCCTGTCCCGGGGCTTGACCGTCGTGGGAATCGACAACGACATGCGCAGCGTTTTCTTCGGCCCGTCGGCGAGCACGCAATGGCAGGTCGACCTGCTCAAGAAGCGGCATGGATATGTCCATCACGACATCGACATTCGCGACGCGGCATCGATAGCGAGAGTGTTCGATCGCTATCGAAACGACATTGTGGTGGTCGTGCATTGCGCAGCACAACCGTCGCACGATTGGGCCGCACGGGACCCGGTCGCGGACTTCACCGTGAACGCCAACGGAACGTTGGCGCTCCTCGAAGCAACGCGCGCCTCGGCTCCCGAGTCCGTGTTCATATTCGTCAGTACCAACAAGGTGTATGGAGATCGACCCAACCATCTCCCGTTGGTGGAACTCGAGACTCGATACGAGATCTCGACCGACCATGAGTGGCATGCCCACGGAATTCCGGAAACGATGTCCCTCGACCAGACGCTGCACAGCGTATTCGGCGCCTCGAAGGTTGCAGCCGATGTCATGGTGCAGGAGTACGGGCGGTACTTCGGCATGCGCACGGCGTGCTTCCGCGGGGGGTGCTTGACCGGCCCGGGGCACTCCGGAGCGCAGTTGCATGGATTCCTCGCGTACCTCGTCCAGTGCGCCGTTACCGATACTCCGTACACCGTTTTCGGGTACAAGGGCAAGCAGGTTCGAGACAACATTCATGTCGCAGACCTGGTCGAGGCGTTCTGGATGTTCTTTCAGCGCCCCCAGGTCGGCGAGGTCTTCAACATGGGAGGGGGGCGGCACTCGAACTGCTCGGTGATCGAGGCGATCTCGATGGCTGAGATGCTCACCGGCCGGCCGATGCGACATGAGTACAAGGAAGACAATCGCGTTGGAGATCACATTTGGTGGATCAGCGACGTTCGCAAGTTCCAATCGCAGTACCCCGACTGGAAGCAGCGCTTTGATATCAAGTCGCTGGTGGCCGACATCCACCAGGGCATCAGCGCCCGGCTCGCCGCCTGA
- a CDS encoding tetratricopeptide repeat protein yields MGVISDLVKSLRGRTATSRATAEGSPSNPAAAGTAAGGAHRSTRGAALSRVLERTALHPDDAEAWGERASLLARQGRHREALDACRKAFALRPSSEAIAVALADSAIRVGRPDEAEAALREAVAKSPEATGAALALARHLAATGRAVEARAMASPEAASGGRRVDALFTLAACASALGDPREAERYLRAAIDAGPADPRLHRQLASALQAQGRDAEADDAMELARRLSGDADVPFDAVFVRAEQLRRAGRLSDQAALLVAELRERPSAAGQFMLSEALIAQGKFRSGWRQFEFRKFERAMRGERRNYGIPPWVGQPLSGRSVLVQAEQGVGDVVWFARYFPLLERLGARVVFLPRADMQRMSWRFDGVDHVLREGEALPPLDFHVNLMTLATRFRTTLRTIPADVPYLRAGPDDAQRWERRLAPAGRPRVGLVWAGRPDQPRNASRSLQLSQLLPILRVRGVEFCSLQKGPSEAQIGELPADVSLVPLGASFEDLDDLVAAMSRMDLVISVCTGPAHIAGAMGLPVWAMICDPPDMRWLTGRDDSPWYPTMRLFRQRVSGEWSDVVERVAAELARAGSNLSSRPPGIAAPPEVASESSDDASDRGIAQLVETPFGSLMMDVDADALEHVALAASSPTPELERLLALAQPADVIAVLGAGAGLEAVAAGRRIGRSGHLFAHEPDARLRAMLVHNLAANEIGNATVLEGPMRGAGDGTNDPGADGVDDLWLERLDGIFANAGAAAGAVLEGAIDTIWRCRPWLVLACSDEGLLNRVAERLRGCSYRVWRSGPGVAAPDVERTDRANAAIRPALWVVALPEESERHPPPAHCVELT; encoded by the coding sequence GTGGGCGTGATCTCCGATCTCGTGAAGTCGCTGCGCGGACGCACTGCGACGAGTCGGGCGACTGCCGAGGGATCGCCTTCGAATCCTGCCGCGGCCGGGACGGCCGCGGGTGGGGCGCATCGCTCCACCCGCGGTGCGGCACTGTCGCGTGTTCTGGAGCGAACCGCGCTTCACCCCGACGATGCCGAAGCGTGGGGCGAGCGCGCGTCGCTGCTTGCCCGGCAGGGCCGTCATCGCGAGGCGCTGGACGCCTGCCGGAAAGCCTTTGCGCTCCGTCCGTCGTCCGAAGCGATCGCCGTCGCACTCGCCGACAGTGCGATCCGCGTCGGCCGACCCGACGAGGCCGAAGCCGCACTGCGCGAAGCGGTTGCGAAGTCTCCCGAAGCGACGGGGGCCGCGCTCGCGCTCGCGCGCCATCTGGCCGCCACCGGGAGGGCCGTGGAGGCCCGTGCGATGGCATCGCCTGAGGCGGCCTCCGGGGGACGGCGTGTCGACGCCCTGTTCACGCTGGCCGCTTGCGCGTCCGCCTTGGGCGACCCTCGCGAGGCTGAGCGATACCTTCGTGCGGCTATCGATGCCGGACCCGCGGACCCCCGTTTGCATCGGCAGCTCGCCTCGGCGTTGCAGGCGCAGGGGCGCGACGCCGAAGCGGACGATGCCATGGAGCTGGCGCGTCGTCTCTCGGGCGACGCGGACGTGCCGTTCGACGCCGTGTTCGTGCGCGCGGAACAGCTGCGTCGCGCCGGAAGGCTGTCCGATCAAGCGGCATTGCTCGTCGCCGAACTTCGCGAGCGCCCGTCCGCGGCCGGTCAGTTCATGCTGTCGGAGGCGTTGATCGCTCAAGGGAAGTTCCGGTCCGGCTGGCGACAGTTCGAGTTCCGCAAGTTCGAGCGTGCCATGCGCGGGGAGCGCCGGAACTACGGCATTCCGCCCTGGGTCGGACAGCCGCTGTCGGGAAGATCCGTTCTCGTCCAGGCCGAGCAGGGGGTCGGCGACGTGGTCTGGTTCGCGCGCTACTTCCCGCTGCTCGAGCGCCTGGGCGCGCGTGTCGTGTTCCTGCCACGGGCGGACATGCAGCGGATGTCATGGCGTTTCGACGGCGTCGACCACGTGCTGCGGGAAGGCGAGGCACTCCCGCCTCTCGACTTCCACGTGAATCTGATGACGCTGGCGACGCGCTTTCGCACCACGCTTCGGACGATTCCCGCCGACGTGCCCTACCTCCGCGCGGGACCAGACGACGCGCAGCGGTGGGAGCGACGGCTGGCGCCGGCAGGTCGGCCGCGCGTCGGATTGGTCTGGGCCGGCAGGCCCGATCAGCCACGCAACGCGAGCCGTTCCCTTCAGCTCTCCCAGCTCTTGCCGATCCTGCGCGTTCGGGGCGTCGAGTTCTGTTCGCTGCAGAAGGGCCCGTCGGAGGCGCAGATCGGCGAACTTCCGGCCGACGTCTCGTTGGTACCGCTCGGTGCGTCGTTCGAGGACCTCGACGACCTCGTCGCCGCGATGTCGCGGATGGATCTCGTGATATCGGTGTGCACCGGCCCCGCCCACATCGCGGGCGCGATGGGCCTGCCGGTCTGGGCGATGATCTGCGACCCCCCCGACATGCGCTGGTTGACGGGGCGCGACGACAGCCCGTGGTATCCGACGATGCGGCTCTTCCGGCAGCGCGTGAGCGGGGAGTGGAGCGACGTGGTCGAGCGGGTGGCGGCCGAACTGGCGCGAGCCGGATCGAACCTCTCCAGTCGTCCTCCGGGCATCGCCGCGCCGCCCGAAGTGGCGAGCGAGTCCAGCGACGATGCGTCCGATCGAGGAATCGCGCAACTGGTGGAAACGCCGTTCGGCAGCCTGATGATGGACGTCGATGCCGACGCGCTCGAGCACGTCGCGCTCGCGGCGAGTTCGCCCACCCCGGAGCTCGAGCGATTGCTCGCACTCGCGCAGCCCGCCGACGTGATCGCCGTGCTCGGGGCCGGCGCCGGTCTCGAAGCGGTTGCCGCGGGCCGCCGGATCGGCCGTTCGGGGCACCTTTTCGCGCACGAGCCGGACGCGCGTTTGCGGGCCATGCTCGTGCACAATCTCGCCGCGAACGAAATCGGGAACGCCACCGTGCTCGAGGGGCCGATGCGAGGCGCGGGCGACGGCACGAACGACCCGGGCGCCGACGGCGTCGATGACTTGTGGCTCGAGCGTCTGGATGGCATTTTCGCGAACGCGGGTGCGGCTGCCGGGGCGGTCCTCGAGGGCGCAATCGACACGATCTGGCGCTGCCGGCCGTGGCTGGTGCTCGCATGCTCCGACGAAGGATTGCTGAATCGCGTCGCGGAGCGGTTGCGCGGGTGCTCGTACCGCGTCTGGCGCTCGGGCCCCGGCGTGGCCGCGCCCGATGTGGAGAGGACGGACCGGGCGAATGCGGCAATTCGTCCCGCCCTGTGGGTCGTCGCGTTGCCGGAGGAGTCCGAACGGCATCCTCCACCGGCGCACTGTGTAGAATTGACCTGA
- a CDS encoding tetratricopeptide repeat protein — MVLASGICELRAGRPRDAIAHFERATRMSPESPPAWEHLGVALSAADRPDEALAALVRSTELAARASPDAAPFVNRAIALCELGRSEEALPLLAAGLRERPEINGHLQLSVALLTVGRYADGWRQYEHRWLVEPLLGIRARYGVPQWTGQPLQGCTVLVRSEQGLGDVFQFARYLPQLKERGARVLFQPLQGMDVIARRFPGVDAMVADGERLPPFDYFVNLMSLPAALGTTVDSIPRTIPYLSPDPAYSAKWKPRFDDRRVPRVGLTWAGRPQHRVDRHRSLALRQLGPLLAVRGIRFVSLQKGPAAVQAEGIPDSVSWEGIGTELDDLDDAAAVLAELDLLVCVDTGLAHLAAAMGKEVWVMLPHPADYRWLTGREDTPWYPTMRLFRQRTLRDWPSVIDRVAAELAVWRAAWSAESRRAPPVRPEVAPRAGPTPVTTPSEDSSRLAGIAEVAETNAGLLRFMPDADRCGRSLGHLGEWLQPQLEFLGRFVRPGMTLLEVGSGAGAHAVPLARAVGFDGLVLLYENRTPLRHLLADNLAIHRLPHACVMRRPLGRPAAEGETVDHDTVDDLQLARLDGLKVNETASAIDVVAGADETLWRCRPWVMMTDPESGSLVALRDTLMAHGYRIWRSEVPLFREDNFNRRDRDISGGAAAMTLFALPEEVDAGAVPAGWSE, encoded by the coding sequence GTGGTCCTCGCGTCGGGGATCTGCGAACTTCGGGCGGGCCGGCCGCGCGATGCCATCGCGCATTTCGAACGCGCGACGCGGATGTCGCCCGAGTCGCCGCCCGCCTGGGAACATCTCGGCGTGGCGCTGTCCGCCGCGGATCGGCCCGACGAAGCGCTCGCGGCGCTCGTGCGAAGCACCGAGCTCGCCGCACGTGCGAGTCCGGACGCGGCACCGTTCGTCAATCGCGCCATAGCGCTCTGCGAACTCGGCCGCTCCGAAGAAGCGTTGCCGCTCCTCGCGGCAGGACTGCGCGAGAGACCGGAGATCAACGGCCACCTGCAGTTGAGCGTCGCGCTCCTGACGGTCGGCCGTTACGCCGACGGGTGGCGACAGTACGAACATCGATGGCTCGTCGAGCCGCTGCTCGGCATCCGCGCCCGGTACGGCGTGCCTCAGTGGACCGGCCAGCCGCTGCAGGGGTGCACGGTCCTCGTGCGGTCGGAACAGGGGTTGGGCGACGTCTTCCAGTTCGCCCGTTACCTGCCGCAGCTGAAGGAGCGGGGTGCGCGCGTGTTGTTCCAGCCGCTCCAGGGCATGGACGTGATCGCGCGCCGATTTCCCGGCGTCGACGCGATGGTGGCCGATGGGGAACGTCTTCCCCCGTTCGACTACTTCGTGAACCTGATGAGTCTGCCCGCGGCGCTCGGAACCACGGTCGATTCGATCCCGCGGACGATTCCCTATCTCTCGCCGGATCCAGCGTACTCGGCGAAATGGAAGCCCCGCTTCGATGACCGACGTGTGCCGCGCGTCGGTTTGACCTGGGCCGGGCGCCCTCAGCATCGGGTCGATCGCCATCGCTCGCTGGCGCTTCGGCAGCTCGGTCCGTTGCTCGCCGTGCGCGGCATCCGTTTCGTGTCGCTGCAGAAGGGACCCGCCGCCGTGCAGGCCGAAGGCATACCGGATTCCGTGTCCTGGGAGGGCATCGGCACGGAACTCGACGATCTCGACGATGCGGCGGCCGTCCTGGCGGAGCTGGACCTGCTCGTGTGCGTCGACACCGGCCTCGCGCACCTCGCCGCGGCGATGGGCAAGGAGGTTTGGGTGATGCTGCCCCACCCGGCCGACTACCGGTGGCTGACCGGGCGCGAGGACACGCCGTGGTACCCGACGATGCGGCTGTTTCGCCAGCGAACGCTTCGCGACTGGCCTTCCGTGATCGATCGCGTCGCGGCGGAACTCGCGGTCTGGCGTGCCGCGTGGAGCGCCGAATCGCGCCGCGCGCCGCCCGTCAGGCCTGAGGTGGCGCCACGGGCCGGGCCAACGCCGGTGACGACGCCGTCCGAGGACAGCAGTCGTCTCGCTGGCATCGCTGAGGTTGCCGAGACGAACGCAGGACTGCTTCGATTCATGCCCGACGCAGACCGCTGCGGCCGCTCGCTCGGCCACCTGGGCGAATGGCTGCAGCCGCAGCTCGAATTTCTCGGCCGGTTCGTCCGCCCGGGGATGACGTTGCTCGAAGTCGGCTCGGGCGCAGGCGCGCACGCGGTCCCGCTCGCGCGGGCCGTTGGATTCGACGGGCTCGTGCTTCTCTACGAGAACCGGACCCCGCTGCGGCACCTGCTCGCCGACAATCTCGCCATCCATCGCCTCCCGCACGCGTGCGTGATGCGTCGTCCGCTGGGCCGACCCGCGGCCGAAGGTGAGACCGTCGACCACGACACGGTCGACGACCTGCAACTCGCCCGGCTCGACGGGCTGAAGGTGAACGAGACCGCGAGCGCGATCGACGTCGTTGCCGGCGCGGATGAGACGCTCTGGCGGTGCCGGCCCTGGGTGATGATGACCGACCCCGAGTCAGGCTCGCTCGTCGCGCTGCGCGACACGCTGATGGCGCACGGCTACCGGATCTGGCGGTCGGAGGTGCCGTTGTTCCGAGAGGACAACTTCAATCGGCGCGATCGGGACATCTCGGGAGGTGCCGCGGCGATGACCCTGTTCGCTCTGCCCGAGGAGGTCGATGCGGGTGCCGTCCCCGCCGGCTGGTCGGAGTGA
- a CDS encoding NAD-dependent epimerase/dehydratase family protein, translating into MADSRHRVLVTGGAGFVGARLALGWKEAFPQAEVIALDNLKRRGSELALARLRAGGVAFVHGDIRSFEDLETVGPVDLMIECSAEPSVHAGYGQSPQFLINTNLLGLANCLEHLRRTGGDLVFLSSSRVYPIAPLRDLPLVRDADRMIVSPGRSGIGWSPEGIGEEFPLRGARSLYGATKLAGELLIEEYRAVYGLRAFINRCGVIAGPWQMGKVDQGFVVLWMARHMYGGTLSYTGFGGDGLQVRDILHVDDLLELLLLQARSWDRMDGGVFNVGGGIDRSSSLVELTRSCAQVSGRSIEVSRVPGTRPADIPWYVTDCTLVARTLDWAPTRNVARTLDDIARWLHDHRRELEPILA; encoded by the coding sequence GTGGCTGATTCACGCCACCGGGTCTTGGTCACCGGCGGGGCGGGGTTCGTGGGCGCACGCCTTGCTCTGGGCTGGAAGGAGGCGTTTCCCCAGGCAGAGGTCATTGCGCTCGACAATCTCAAGCGTCGCGGCAGTGAGTTGGCCCTTGCGCGCCTCCGCGCAGGGGGAGTGGCGTTCGTGCACGGCGACATTCGCTCGTTCGAAGACCTGGAAACCGTCGGTCCCGTCGACCTGATGATCGAGTGCTCGGCCGAACCCAGCGTGCACGCGGGCTACGGGCAGAGTCCGCAGTTCCTGATCAACACGAACCTGCTGGGTCTTGCGAACTGTCTCGAACATCTCCGCCGAACCGGCGGAGACCTCGTGTTCCTGTCGAGCAGCCGAGTCTATCCAATCGCCCCGCTTCGCGATTTGCCCCTGGTCCGCGACGCGGATCGCATGATCGTTTCGCCCGGACGGTCGGGGATTGGGTGGTCCCCCGAGGGAATCGGGGAGGAGTTTCCGCTTCGTGGGGCAAGATCGCTCTACGGTGCGACCAAGCTGGCGGGGGAACTTCTCATCGAGGAGTATCGCGCTGTCTACGGATTGCGCGCATTCATCAATCGATGCGGAGTCATCGCGGGTCCCTGGCAAATGGGCAAGGTGGACCAGGGGTTCGTCGTGCTCTGGATGGCCCGCCACATGTACGGCGGGACGTTGTCCTATACGGGATTCGGCGGCGATGGATTGCAGGTCCGGGACATCCTCCACGTCGATGATCTGCTGGAGCTGCTATTGCTCCAAGCGAGATCCTGGGATCGCATGGACGGCGGAGTCTTCAACGTCGGGGGAGGTATCGACCGGTCCTCGTCGCTCGTGGAACTCACGAGATCCTGCGCGCAGGTGAGCGGTCGGTCGATCGAGGTTTCGCGTGTCCCCGGTACCAGGCCGGCCGACATCCCCTGGTATGTCACTGATTGCACCCTCGTCGCTCGCACGCTCGACTGGGCGCCCACGCGGAATGTCGCGCGAACGCTCGACGACATCGCGCGATGGCTCCATGACCATCGCCGCGAGCTTGAACCGATCCTGGCGTAG
- a CDS encoding pilin encodes MCCSPPRRFARGIAGGFTLIELMIVVAIVGILSAIAVPQYQVYTGKAQLGEAIQISVGLKAAVAEQFSIGTPFASINGGSGGIPDDVPSGAGQYVDSLGVVAGTIVAQMRSNGVSPCVTGAIVQLTPRAPPQVGDPITWTCSTNAACKPQTCG; translated from the coding sequence ATGTGTTGTTCGCCGCCTCGACGTTTCGCTCGCGGAATCGCGGGCGGGTTCACGCTGATCGAACTCATGATCGTGGTCGCGATCGTCGGCATCCTCTCCGCGATCGCGGTGCCCCAATACCAAGTCTATACGGGGAAGGCGCAACTCGGCGAGGCGATCCAGATCAGCGTGGGCCTCAAGGCTGCGGTCGCTGAGCAGTTCTCGATTGGCACACCGTTCGCGAGCATCAACGGCGGCTCGGGCGGCATTCCCGACGACGTGCCATCCGGTGCCGGGCAGTACGTGGATTCCTTGGGCGTGGTTGCCGGCACGATCGTCGCGCAGATGAGATCGAATGGAGTCTCGCCTTGCGTGACCGGTGCAATAGTTCAGCTGACGCCTCGGGCGCCGCCGCAGGTGGGTGATCCGATCACCTGGACCTGCTCGACGAACGCGGCTTGCAAGCCGCAGACCTGCGGTTGA